The genomic stretch CGGGGTCGAAGTCCTTGATGATGGCGTGGTCGTGAGGGTTGGGGATGCCGAGCGCGCGCGGGAGGAGGTAGTGGGCGACGATGTCGGCGTCCGTGGGGTCGAACTTGAACGCCGGCGGCATGTCCAGGCCGAAACCAAACTTGCTGGCCTCCATCGACGGAAAGTTGTGGCGCGCGCGCGTCCGATCGATCTCGATGGGCTGTGCCTGTGCTGCCCTTGATCGGGCAAACAGGTGAAAGTTTATAGATGGGCGCGTGCCGGTCCAAGTCGGATTCCGGCCGGCTCCCATCTGAGCTTGCTTCCGAGTCGGAGGAGAGCTCTCACTCTCAGCTTGCGTTCGATCGAATTGGCGGCCTGGCGTTGTTGATGCGGATACAGTGCATGCGCATTGGGAGGAACGTGGCGCGCGTACGAACAGTGCTTTTGCTATTTGATGGATGGAGCGGCGAGGTAGGCTCTGCCCTGGAGAGTGGTGAAAGTACCGGACCTCCTGCAATAAAGCAACATGTTTCACTGCAAGACAATCCGATTCAGATTTCTGAAACACAATGAAACTGAATGATTTGTGCAACACGAATCTAAAAGGAAAATGATTGAATCCCCCCGGGGGATGAAGCGCGTTGCAACCTCCGCCTCCAGGTCCCGCCACGTGCCACCACGGGCCCACACACCGACCCACTCCTTCCTATCTCTTTCTTCTTCACGCGCCGCCCCAATTCCCCATCTCACCAAGCTCCTCCTCCAGCGTTCTGCGCGCCGCTGTTCGGCCGTTTTCGCGCCACCGGCCGTTTCCGCGCGGGCGTTCCGCACCGCTGGCCGGCGCGCCGTCGAGgcctccatctccaccgccatccccTACTTCTTCGCTGCGTGCATCCCGCCACCATCGCGCCATCCACGCCGTTCTCCGCATGGGCCGCTGGCGATGGAGGTCTCCGGCGTCCGCCTGtcgctgctccggtgctccccatcATCTAGTCTCCCACAACTTAAGAACGGGGCCATCACGCGGAGAtggtggtgctggtggtgctgcCGGCGCGGATGTTGGTGATGCAGTGGGAAGCGGTGCAGGGGCAGGGGCAGGCTGCTGATGCTACGAGCTCGAGGCTGTGCTTCCCGCGCCGCTATTGGTGGGTTCGGGTCTCCACCACCGTGATGCCTTCGTCCGAAACAAAGGCCGCAGAGGATGCTTTTTTTGCAGCGCTGCAAGCCTGCAACTTCAAGGACCTAGCCATTAAAAATGTGATGGTACAGTAGTAGATTTTTTTTGCTGCATTTGTTATGCGGTTTTGATAATATCGTAAAAGTACTTTGCTACGATGTCTCCGGTGACGTCTCGTTGAATTTGGATTTTTGCTACAACTTTGTCGAGCGACGAGCTACAATTGTACAAATCTTTTGCTAAAATTGTTCTGCTGTTTTGCTACCTTAGTACGAAATTGTTGCTACCAGATCTTCGGCGAGGTCTCCATTAATGTATCCGATGATATcagttttgctacaatagcataacttgtttgctataattgttttgttgttttcctACTTTAGTATAGAaattttgctacgaggtctccggtgagggtctccggcgaggtcttccTCAATTTTTTCGATGATATTAGTTTTTGCTACATTAGcacttttttttgctacaatagcataatTTGTTTGCTACtagctctccggcgaggtctccggcgagtctccggcgagctcagcctttttatttgatttcgtgactgaaccgttttttgctacaatgtagcaaaagcgggttatttttttgctgccgggaggtgttttttgctacattcagtaAAAGCAGATCTGGCCGTCCAAGATTTCCGATCCaacggctggcgacccgggggctgggaaatcagatcccccgggggacgcccagcagtttccaatCTAAAAGCAGAAAACATTGTGAATCTAATGGGCAAAAAATGCACGGGATGTCCCATGCATGGTAGAATGATATTTCTCCCCTGCCTTGCCGCGCGCTTGCCGGTTTCCATGGTCCGCGCGATCAGATCGATGGTCGGTTTGCTCACCTCGATGGTCAAGAAAAACGCAGGTCAGGTCAAGTCGCGTTTAGATGGTCCGGCCGGCGGCATTCTCTCGCGCGCATGAAAGGAAATGAAAGAAAAGGAACAGAAGCGCATCCATGGGGACAAGGGATAGTTTTCCGCCGCGAACCGGCCGAGGATGTCCCTGATAGCCGGCCACCGCCAAGAGCAGGCCTCTACCGCGCGCTCCGCCTCTTGCCACTGCGAGGTCGCGTCCAAGTAGCCGACCTACGCGAGCGGGTCTGTGCCGCGTGCTCCGATGACATGTGGTAGAGGGAACACGTCCTCACTCGAAGCTTCTCCGCGCGGCACCGACGAGCTCGCCATGGAGCTCAACAAATTCCCACACACCAGACTTGGAGAAGACGAGACACCCCACAAGTGGATGGGCCAGGGATTCACCGATATGTCCCCAACGGGTCTCTAGCGCTATGGATTCGTCACCGGCGAGCTCGATTCGTCCGTGATGGTGCCTCCATTATAGATAGAGAAGACCAATTTGTGGGGATCTTTTCTATGTTACATACGGTATCACGATCTGGTAAATATGTTACTCTTTTTTGTTGTGTAACTACATGCAAAGTGATACAATGATTTTTGTGTATATGATATAGAGAAATTGCACAATGTTACATACATGGTcctataatgttgaataaattagTCAAAAATGTTGGATATGCTGCAGAGTAATGTTGCGAAATGATGTAACAATTTAGAAAATGTTGCATACGCAGAGAAAAATGTACATTCAAAATTATTTTGTACCATTGACGGATCTTTTTGCACCATAATTTCATGACTTGATAGACTATAGGAAAAATTGTTGGACATAAATGTTACATACTCTAAAAAAAAGATGATGCATACGAACCGTTTTTGTACCATTATTTCGCGACTAAATAAAAAATGTTGGAGACCAATGTTACATACTACAATAATAATTGTCACATGCAAATCATTTTTGTACCATAATTGGACACGTGGAATTCACGTTTTTACAGCCAGCTGATGCCTAGTGTTCGCCTTGATTCCCTTAGAATTTACAAGTTTATTTGAGTATTAATATGGTGGAGCGAGAACATTAACACCGTGTAGTCATGTTAAAGTTGTGTAGTTAAATACATATATTTAtgtaaatttcaatttttttacacACTTCAAGCTTGTATTGCAAAAAAGATGTGTAGTCAAATGACTACACTCCGCCACATAAAGCTCGTGGGATGGCTTTTGCTATAGAAAAAACCAATGGAGAGGTTGCATGGAAGAAACGGAAAGCCAAATTTGGTAGGAGGACGAGTCCCCCCGCTCCTCACATGTATGCACTCCGCTCTTCTCCCATGCATGCATGTGATCCGAACTCTGCGTTGGTCATATTTGGCTTCCTCTCCCCCTCTCTCCTTTGCCTCTCGTCCATCCAAAGGATCGGAAAAACAACAACACACAGCCCTTGCCCGGAGACAGATTTTGTCTGATCTAAGATAGAAGCAGATCGAGAGAAAGAAAACCAAGTACGAGCGCACTTCGAGAGATCGGCTATTCGTCACCACGACCCAAGTGATCAATAGATCATCATCCAAGATGAACGATGCCGACGTCGGGAAGCAGATCCAGCAGATGGTCCGGTTCATCCAGCAGGAGGCCGAGGAGAAAGCCAGCGAGATCTCGGTTGCCGCAGAGGAGGTATCTGGTTTCTTATCACCTTAATCGATCATCTACATTTGTTCAACATTTAAAACATTGATCAGCGAACATTGAATTGAATGAATTAATCCGTGCCTGCCTTCAGGAGTTCAACATAGAGAAGCTGCAGCTGGTGGAGTCGGAGAAGAGGAAGATCAGGCAGGACTACGAGCGCAAGCAGAAGCAGGTGGACGTACGCAGGAAGATGTGAGCACACTTACACATGCATGCCAGTTAACTCGATCAGAATCTCGATCTCGATCTCGCTTATGACAATGCGAAATTTCTTCAACATCTGCCGCTGATGAATTGATTGCCATACATATCCTGACAGTGAGTACTCAATGGAGCTGAACGCGGCGCGCATCAAGGTGCTGCAGGCGCAGGAGGACATCGTGAGCGAGATGAGGGAGAACACGTGCAAGACGCTCCTCCGCGTCACCAAGGACACCAACGTCTACAGGAAGATCCTCAAGGGCCTCATCGTGCAGGTTCGTTCAGTATATCTTGCTGCTTCAGAACATCCAGAGCTAGTAACAACTGACGATGTCTGTCCATGGATGGATGGATCGAGCTGCAGAGCCTGCTCCGGCTGCGTGAGCCGTCGGTGGTGCTGCGGTGCAGGGAGGCGGACCGCGTCCACGTGGAGCCGGTGCTGgaggcggccaagaaggagtacgccGAGAAGAGCAAGGTGAACCTCCCCAAGATCATCATCGACGGCAGGGTCTACCTCCCACCGCAGAGGATCAACGACGCCGGGCATGGACCCTCCTGGTTTGTACTTCTTTTTTTCTAACAGCTTGCTGCATCGATCTCGCCTACCTCCATTGCCGATCGATTGCGATTTAGTAACCTTCACTGATCGGGTGACTGATTTTGGACATGGACGAACGTGTGTAGCTGGGGAGGCGTCGTGCTCGCGTCGCAGGACGGCAAGATCGTCTGCGACAACACGCTGGACGCCAGGGTGGACGTCTCCTTCAGGCAAAAGCTTCCTGAGGTACGCCATCGCTGCCCCTGCTTCGTCCTTCTCTGCTCCTCTTCGCGCTGGCCTGCTTTATGGCTACTATCTGTGTGAGCTACACACGCCTACACTCACTTCAAATGTCCCTCTCTTGCAGAtcaggaagaagctctacggtcaGTAGGTGTCGCAATGACTTTCCTTTGGACTACTATCGATTACAGTAGTATTTTCTTAATAAATCAGGAGCTGTTCATGACGCTTCTTCTTGTATTCCAAGTTTCTTTATGTGTACCAATACCATTGTTTACGATACCTGCAGCGACATGTATGTTGTCGCATTTGTAACTGACTGTATTACTTGCGGACGCTGTGTTACACAGTGTAGCATATACACCCCTGTCAGATCTATGTCGATCTGCATGTGTGTATCTACTGTATTGTACTTTGCTAATGTAGTAGCAATAAAACAGCGCGCGTACCAGCAAGGATCGATCATGCAATTCCGTTCAGAAATGAGAACCTAATTTCACAATGTGTAGGAAATTTATGTTGTTGGTATGTGGTGTTTCTTAGCGCGTTGATTCATTCGTTATTTGTGGTTGCTGATTTATAGCCCTTTTTATTTGGTTTTGTTTTGCTTTATGCACCTAGCTATGCGAAGTCCGGGTGTGAAACATTTGCAATTGTATCATGGTATATACTTCAAGGTGATACCTCTAAGAAGGACTTGCATACAAAACACCGCCATGTGTGTTTTAGAAATACATTGAATTACGATTCGATATGGAGTTGGATCTCATCACATCAACTACTCTAAGGAGGCGAGTGGCACACACCACAAGCTCGCATCCACCTCAAGGACATGCACGTGCAATATGCAATATACCGATATGGTCGTGCGTGAAAAGAACACTCTATGAACATAGTTTCCACGCCGAGAATCAGGGCATGCACATATTTAGGACGATGAGCCTACCACTAGTTGTCGTGACGGTAGAGTTGATGGGGGAGTAGAACCCTATTCTAGGGTTTTGCTGCCCGAGTGTTGTCCTTAGAGCGATGGATCATAAGGGCTTGGCATGGCCGCATGGGTGTGTGTGGCATGGCATTTACATATATGAAATTAAAAGGAGAGTATTTGTAGCTCAGACGACTTAGAATTAGTTATTTGTTGGAGGATGTCGGTAGTCATCCCATAAAGATCCGCTCGTCCTTTTATACTTGAATGAATCTAGATGATCAGGTCCGATTGTTTTTAGTGTTGACTTCGAAATTTCAATTTTTTAGTCGACATCAATAAGGTCGGTCTGATGAAGATCTACACATCCTCTTATACTTGGATGGATCCAGATGTCAGATTTTTTTGTGT from Lolium rigidum isolate FL_2022 chromosome 4, APGP_CSIRO_Lrig_0.1, whole genome shotgun sequence encodes the following:
- the LOC124650498 gene encoding V-type proton ATPase subunit E, translated to MNDADVGKQIQQMVRFIQQEAEEKASEISVAAEEEFNIEKLQLVESEKRKIRQDYERKQKQVDVRRKIEYSMELNAARIKVLQAQEDIVSEMRENTCKTLLRVTKDTNVYRKILKGLIVQSLLRLREPSVVLRCREADRVHVEPVLEAAKKEYAEKSKVNLPKIIIDGRVYLPPQRINDAGHGPSCWGGVVLASQDGKIVCDNTLDARVDVSFRQKLPEIRKKLYGQ